The following proteins are encoded in a genomic region of Dokdonia donghaensis DSW-1:
- a CDS encoding DUF3820 family protein has protein sequence MKSQQDHLIELAHYKMPFGKYKGKYLVDLPESYYVWFRQQGFPEGKLGRLLQEMMEIKVNGLEPMVRKIQRGFPKPINLS, from the coding sequence ATGAAGTCACAACAAGATCACCTCATTGAGCTTGCTCATTACAAAATGCCTTTTGGGAAATATAAGGGTAAATATCTGGTAGACCTGCCTGAGTCGTATTACGTATGGTTTAGGCAACAAGGCTTTCCAGAAGGGAAGCTAGGTAGGTTGCTACAAGAAATGATGGAAATAAAAGTTAACGGACTAGAGCCTATGGTGCGTAAAATACAGCGCGGTTTCCCTAAGCCTATTAACTTGAGCTAG
- a CDS encoding low molecular weight protein-tyrosine-phosphatase: MSKTNILMVCLGNICRSPLAEGILRNKLDSEQFIIDSAGTGDWHVGNAPDARSIKVARDNGIDISQLKGRQIAKSDFKKFDHIYVMDQNNLEDVLALASTDEERRKVIMILDTVFPGEKVDVPDPYNGMQEDFKRVYEMLDQACEEIAGQLQ, encoded by the coding sequence ATGTCAAAAACAAACATCCTTATGGTGTGCCTAGGTAATATATGTAGGTCTCCCCTAGCCGAAGGTATCTTACGTAACAAACTAGATAGCGAGCAATTTATAATAGACTCTGCCGGGACTGGTGACTGGCACGTAGGTAATGCTCCAGATGCTAGAAGCATAAAAGTTGCTAGAGATAATGGTATAGACATCTCACAATTAAAAGGAAGGCAAATAGCAAAAAGCGATTTTAAAAAATTTGACCACATTTATGTGATGGATCAAAACAACCTAGAAGATGTACTAGCGCTTGCAAGTACAGATGAGGAGCGCCGAAAGGTTATAATGATTTTGGACACCGTTTTTCCCGGTGAGAAGGTAGATGTTCCAGATCCTTATAACGGTATGCAAGAAGATTTTAAAAGAGTTTATGAGATGCTAGACCAAGCCTGTGAAGAGATTGCGGGACAGCTGCAGTAA
- a CDS encoding SAM-dependent methyltransferase — protein MSTFTTTGKLYLIPTTLGDTSALEVMPISVKKVVELIDTYIVENEKTARRSIKAISPSKSQPSLTLFQLNKYTDVSEIPSYLEPCLQGESVGLLSEAGVPGVADPGAEVVKIAHQKGIQVVPLVGPSSILMAMMSSGMNGQNFAFNGYLPIDQKERKQELKRLERLSFEHNQTQLFIETPYRNNKMLEDICATVHPDTQVCIACDITLPTEYIITKSASFWKSNAPDLHKRPAIFIIHKGF, from the coding sequence ATGAGCACATTTACAACTACCGGAAAATTATATCTCATCCCTACTACTCTAGGTGATACAAGCGCTCTAGAGGTGATGCCTATCTCTGTAAAGAAAGTGGTAGAACTTATAGATACCTATATAGTAGAAAATGAAAAAACGGCACGCCGCTCTATTAAAGCTATCTCGCCTAGCAAGTCACAACCGTCACTCACGCTATTTCAACTCAATAAATACACAGACGTATCTGAGATACCTTCATACCTAGAGCCTTGTTTACAAGGTGAGTCTGTAGGTTTACTCTCTGAGGCTGGCGTTCCTGGGGTTGCAGACCCTGGTGCAGAAGTGGTAAAAATAGCTCATCAAAAAGGAATACAAGTAGTACCTCTAGTAGGGCCGTCTTCTATACTTATGGCAATGATGAGTAGTGGTATGAATGGACAAAATTTTGCCTTTAACGGCTACCTTCCCATTGATCAAAAAGAGCGCAAACAAGAGCTTAAAAGACTAGAACGTCTCTCATTTGAGCACAACCAGACGCAACTTTTTATAGAGACACCGTATCGTAATAATAAAATGCTAGAAGATATTTGTGCTACAGTACACCCAGATACACAAGTTTGTATAGCCTGTGATATCACCTTACCAACAGAGTATATTATCACAAAAAGTGCTTCTTTCTGGAAATCTAATGCGCCAGACCTACATAAAAGACCTGCTATTTTTATAATACACAAAGGGTTTTAA